In Setaria italica strain Yugu1 chromosome IX, Setaria_italica_v2.0, whole genome shotgun sequence, the genomic stretch TTATCAAAATCAAACCTAACTAAGTGGAGTCAATTCACAGATTCCTCTGAAAACAAGATCCAATGGAAGTGTTTACTATGTATATGCATCCTCAAGCATCATTTTCGAACCAATTACTGAGAAGGCGTGTCAAATTCTTACGGTCTTATGGGCAGGGCTTGGATGCCGCGGCGCTCTGTGAAGCCAAATTCCTCTGCACACAAAAAACAGAGTTCAGTACATGTACACGGTACACCTGTGTTAGAAACCAGGTGAGAGTTAAAAGCGGAGGATTGAGGAGCGCACCACGCCGAACCTGGCCGTCGTGCCGCAGCAACGAGCTACCTCCACCCCGCTGCCGGAACGGGAAACCGCTCCAATGCCAGCAAAGCTTCGAGCGCGCTAGCCTTGTCTCAGTCAGATCCGAGGCTAGAGGACCCCACCGGTGCTGTAGCGGCGAAAGCCGCGGCACGCAACTACAAGGCGGCCGCCATTGGGGCTAGCCCGCTCGGGGGATTGCGGCTTCGGCCTAGGTGCGGAGAGGCGGCGTTTAGTTTTACGCTGTTGTGTTGCGAGGAGAAAGGGTGGGCTCGGTGGAatgcgggcggcggtggtgcgggaatgcgggtggcggcggtggagaaatgggggcggcagcggcgaggagaGAGAGCCAAGGGACGGTGAGGACAGGCCTAGGGGAGCGGTGCCTGCGACTGCGAGAGCACAGGGATGCAGGGGTTTATGCTCTCTTTCTGTACTCTACTAACTTTTTTTCGCAAATCCGAATGGAACCCGGAAGACCGATGATTGTTTGgttcaaagttttcttttttttaatataactGGGTTCAAAGCTAATTACCTTCTTCTCTAATCTCCTTCTGTCTGCTTCCCACTCTATTTAAAAATCTTACCCATGTCATGTACTCCCTCGTTCCAAATtacaggtcgttttgatttttcagattcatagatattacgtatctagatacataataatatttataaattaaaaaagctaaaacgtaATATCTATCAATCTATAAAAGTcaaaaacgacctacaatttggaatggagggaacGCTAATGTAACTTgtgtttattttcttttttcaatcAATTAGGTTGTTGGAAGTGAAGTTATTCAGATTAGAAGGAATTTATTTTCAAGGTTCCACCTAAAGGTACCAGTCAAGCTACGCTCAGCCAGTTTGCTATCAGAAGGAAGGAGTATTGTATTTTGACTATAGTTACACTTTAGATAAGTTTATGATATCTTTATAAATGTAAGCTACTATGTGACTGTCATTATGAATGGCAATGAGTAGTGAAATGCAGCACCGTTTTGTATCTGTCTTGCGAGGCCGAAAATTTGACATAAGATCAAGATCAAAATCTGTCAAAATGACTAGGCAGAttattaaggggtgtttggatactatgtgctaaactttagcagtgtcacgtcggatgttcggatgctaattacgaggactaaacatgagctaattataaaactaattgcaaaatcttgtgctaattcgcgagatgaatctattaagcttaattaatccatcattagcaaatggttactgtagcatcacattatcaaatcatggactaattaggcttaatagattcgtctcgcgaattagactctatctttgcacttaggggctgtttggatacgaggtgctaaactttaacaggtgtttcccaaacacccccttagttttgtaattaccttatatttaatactcctaagttGGACTAAGGTCAGCTACGTGCCAAGGAACACATGTCCAATCCGGTTAGCCGTTCTGCACACGCACAATCACGCAGGAGAGCGACCGAAGTTACATCACGTCACAACCAACGGAACACCAGAGACGACACAAAAACGTGACACGCCAACACGCAGACGGACCCGTAACCGTAACCCCGTcgcccgccaccggccgccgccgccgcggatctCTCCAGTGATCCCTCGCCGTCGCGCCTGTccgcgcacggcggcgccgccaggtAGCCGCTCCCCTGCAGGCCCCTGCCGACGCAGAGCTCGTCGTTGCCCCGCACGTCGAGCCGCCGGCCGAGCCGCGCCACGAAGTCCCCCGGCAGCGCGATCTCCCCGGCCAGCCGGTTCTGGCTCAGGTTCAGCTGGCCCAGGTGCGGCAGCGCCGCCAGGGTCGCCGGGATCGGCCCGTCCAGCCGGTTCCGGTCCAGCGACAGCGCCGTCAGGCTGCCCAGCGAGGCGAACGCGGCCCGCGGGATGGGGCCTGTGAGGCCGCACCCGGACAGACCCAGCACCTGCAGCCGCCGCAGCACGCCGACCACGTCGCCCGGCACCGCCGTGCCCAGCGGGTTGTCCTGCAGCAGCAGGTACTGCAGCTTGGACAGGCCGGACAGCGAGCCCGGCAGCGGGCCCGCCAGCCCGTTGTGGCTCAGGTCCAGGAACACCAGCTCCCGCAGCGACCCCACCTCCGGCGgcacgcggccggcgaggcgatTGTAGCTCAGGTCCGCCTTCTGCAGCCTCCGCAgcttccccaccgccgccggcatgccgccgccgatgccgttCCAGCTCAGGTCCAGGATCGTCAGGCTCGCCATCCCTCCGATCTCCTCGGGTATCTGCTGACGCATGGGCCCGCGCGTAACGAACAGACGTTTACCACATGACAACGTGACAATATTTTTGTTTCAGGCAAGGCAATGCTTGTTCGTTTACCTCGCCGGTGATGTTGTTGTAGCTGAGGTCGAGCTGCTGCagcgcggcgaggccgccgaGCTCCCTGGGGATCCGGCCGCGGAACCCGTTCTGCGACAGGCTGAGCACGCGGAGGCTCCGCAGGCCGCCCAGCGTCGCGGGAATGGGGCCCCTCAGGCCGGGGTTGGACTTGAGCACGATCTGCTCGAGGGACGCCGACGCGCCCGCCAACAGCGCCGGCGGcaggtcgacggcggcggcggcatcctcACCGCCGGCGACGAAGCAGCCGAAGAGGGAGAGCGCCTTGAGGTGTGGCAGGCCGCGCAGCGAGGCGGCGTCGAGCCTGGCACCGGGCCTGCAGGGCGGGGTGGCGACGTCGGGCCCGAAGTGGAGCCGCGTGGCGCGGAGCACGCGCGCGTCGTCGGGGGCCAGCTCGCACTGGAGCCCCGGCCACGGCGTGTCGGTGCAGGGCCGCGGGTGGAGCTGCGGCCACGACGGGTCGCCCAGGAGGTCTACCATCACCCGGAAGACGGCCGCCAGCTCCGACCTCGGCAGCTGCGGCGCTGGctgcgcggtggtggcggcttGGAGTTGGAGCACGAGCAGGAGGACGAGCGAGAGCgaggagaagagagaggaagcCATTTGGTGCATATGCGTGCGTGGTGTACTTGCTATTCTGGCTCTGGGTGGGGTATAGTGAAAGGGGGTAGGGAGGGTAGGTCACCTTTACGAGGCATGCTATGACTAAAGAGTTTATAAATCTTCGAAAAAAACATTTTGGTGAAACATTTTATTGTGGTCAAAGGCTGACTGATCAATAGGCTAGCTAGACTGGCACACGATGCCATCGGCTCCAAGAACAACGGGGAGTGCGTTTGTCAGCATGTCTGCAAAGCCACAAACCAACGACAGATGCATGGACACGATGTACACCAGACCGAAGTGCAGAGGGCCATGGACGTCGTCGTACGCGTACGGGTCAATGCACAGGCCGGCAGAGGAACGGCGGGACATATGGGCATGGGCCGCATGGGCCACCGGGTCGTACGGGCCTACGTGACCAGGGTCCGTGTGTACCAGTGAGCGTGTGCAGTGGCAGATCAAAGAGAGCATGCAAGAGAGAGGGCCGGGTGGCGTTTCATCGCAGGTTTGCGGTGGGACTCTCGCGATCGGACGGTCGCGTTCAGTTCCTGGATTATACTTAGAGttgtgtgtttggtttgggggtGGAGTTGGGTTGGAACGGGTTCGACTCTATGGGCCCCCGTTTAGTTGAAAATGTAtttgggttgggttggaccCACGAGGGAATATtcgggtgtgtttggttaccgGGTCGATGTGGGTTGGAACAGGTTCGACCCCATTATCCTGCGTTTTGTTGGAAATGGAGTGGGTTAGGTTCGTCCCTCTAAGGAATATTTCCCGTATATGCGAGTCGAATGCGTCCgcccaaaacgagcggacgtaCTCGACCCGCACGGACGCCGTGTGCGTCCGTCCGCGCGCGTGTTCGTTCGTGCGCGGGAGGAGCCGACCTAGCGTGGGGGCGGCTAGCGGGAAGGAAGCGGCGGCCAGCGCCGggacggcgcggaggaggcgcccGATGCCGAGTGGGGAGGAGGCAGGAGCCGGCGTGGGAGCGACACGGAGGTGCCCGGGAAGGCGGCAGTCGGCGCAGAGGTGGCTAGGGAGGAGGCGCCCGACGTCGAGGCGGGAAGGAGGAACCAGGCGGCGCCGgggcagggaggaagaagataacgtgggaaaaaataaaagaggatgacaggtgggcccgcaGTTGACAGGTGGGTCCATTGTTAACAGTGTTAAAATGGTATCCATCCCATCCCTCTCAGCcattcaaccaaataaaaaactggAACGAACCCGTCCCTCTccatccctctcatccaaacacgagatgggttgACCCCAACCCACAAAAGGgatcggctccaacccaacccacatcgtcccaaaaccaaacacatgcttccTCCTAGATGCGGGTCGAATGCATCCACCCCAAAATGAGCGGACGCACTCGACCCACATCAACATCATGGCTCTCCGTTTGTGCGTGCAGGCGAGTCGTGATTGGCGAACTCAAAAAGGCAGACGGCGTAGGCCGGGAACAGGCGAAGGCAGCTGTGGTCGGTGAACTTGGAGAGGCAGACGGAGCAGTCGAATGACCGGgccgccttctccttccccttcctgttggccgcggcggcagcggatgCGGCGCCAGACAGCTCGGTATACGTGAACTCCAGCAGCACGTCGATGGCGGCCTggccgagcccgccgccgccggccccatcCTCGTGGCCCGGGAAGAAGAGGTGCTGCAGCCGGCGCTCCATGCCGCCGGTGCTGCGCGTGGTGGGTCTTGACTCTTGAGGAAGAGACGGCGAAGCACGTGGAGCAAGCCCGAGACGAGCAGCATCACGGCAAGCACCACCGTGACGAATAGCAACGCGGGCGTGATCCTCGCGGCCATCATCGACGCCACAGCAGCGGCCGCTAGGGGCGACTCCCTCCCCGCTGTGGTCGGAgcgtcctccgccggcgccgaagCCTCCTCCAAAacgcgcgagaatccatccccgccgccgctgccgcccaagAAGTAGTAGTGCCCACTAGTGTCGCCGGTCCCGCTCTCCTGCGCATGGAACCAGCCGCCCGCCCTCCTCACCCCGGGCGCGAGTGGAGGAAGGATGAAGGAGATAAGgtgaggtaaaaaaaaagatgacagATAGGCCCTGTagctgacaggtgggacccgttgctaacggtgttaaaatggcatccattccatccctctcaacctattcaaccaaacaaaagaggaacccatccctctcatccaaacatGAGATAGGTTGAACCTAACTCATAAAATCCATCCCTTTTATCAAACACGAGATAGGTTGAACCCAACCCATAAAAGTGGGAtaaacccaatccaaccaaacCCGTTCCACACCATCCAAAACAGCACTTGCTTATTAAACGCGGGGGAAAGGACACGGCGCAAATGCCAACAGACTGGGACCCGGGCCCGGGCCTAGCGTACACTGTGGCGTCTATGTGCATGCGTCTCGTTCGTACTTCGGCGCAGGAAGCCACGGCGTATAGCAGAGGGATTCCTCCAAGGCTCCAACAATCGATCAGCTAGATGCAAGCAACTTTGCTGTATGTTACAGGATACTGCTTTGTTTGGAATTATCGACACCCGGGTGTATGTATCTCTGTGGCTGCCAAACTAATCCACACCGGATGCTAGACATGCATGTCACGACTTTTTAGGCGGAGTGTACTAAAACAGCTCCGGCTGATGGAGCTGAAGTCGTTTTGAAGACTCCTATTTTCAATTTATAAATAGAACATGTTAAATGATCAATGTGCTCTTATCTATTTGATTTGGTCGTACAGATGACTCTTTAGTTTTTTCCTTAATAATACGATTTCATATAAAATGAAAAGATTATTAAATAGACTAATGAGTATAACTATAAATTAATCCTGTTTTTAATTCCTTTTTAATTATCCTATAGCACCGTTAGAGGCCCATAGCGTTAGGCCCATCAAAGCTGTTATCGCCAACCCATCTTGAAGCATCATCGGTCATCATCAGTCCCTGTCCCTGCCTTATCCATACGGCCAGCAAACAGCTAACACACGCCGTCGTCTCTTTCCTCGCGAAGAACAGGTATCTCCCCCGCGCAGGTCCCGTTCGGCATCCGCGGCGCTGGTCCCACACCGCCCCATTCCCTCGCCGCCGGGCCGCATAGGCAGCTACCTGCGCGAGCGCTCCGCCGTTGCTGCTGCTCCACGCACCGCCCTTACTGCTGCTCTGCGCACCGCCGGTGATCCCCGGCCACGCCCTCCGGCCCCGGCTTTGCTCCGCCGCTACAGTTGCCCGGCCGCTGCTCCGCCACAGCTGCAGGTGTCCGGCCGTGCGCGCCATAGGGCCAGGTGAGTGGGGAGGCTAGGTGGCATTTTGGGGTGAAAATTAGGTGAATTCCGGGGGCATTTTGGTACCGCTAAATGCGAGGACAGGGTAGGAGCCGGGGGGAAGCTGTTTTCAGGTAAAGTTCTACCAAATGGAGCCTATAGCTTTGCCATACACACTGCTCTTTATTTCATCTGTCAGACATTGGCCATAGTTCAGCGAGGAAGCGTGGCATCATGTGGAACGTAACGAAACATCAGTGTACACACATACGTTGCGGCACTCGCAGTTTCCAAACTGTGGCTGTACAAACCATTGGCCCTTCTGCTGCTGAATTTTGCACGAGGTCTGATACCTATGATATGCATACCCAACATAGACAGCCCTCACGACCTCGTACGTACACATGGTACACTACCTGGGACGCGTACTTTTACTTGGTAACGTACTTCGCGAGACCCAAGTGTGCGGGTCGGCACTGGCGCGCCCGCGGATCGCGTCCAGTGGTACCGACGATTTTTTGGTGGCCCCTTGGCCTGGCTGGGAAACATGCTGCTACTGTATGCCTGTGCGACACAAACAGTTGCAGCACTAGTCGTCGTCGACGCCCCGAGGGGCGCCAGTGACCCGTGCATgctgctgctagcctgctacggCCTACGGCAGCAAAACCTGGCCCCCCTGGCCGGCTGGCCCGGGCAGTGTGCAGACGGCAGAGAGATCCGACCGACTCGACTACTGTGGCGCCCCAGTGCAGTACCCGCATGGATGGGCACTGTAAGAGCTGCCCCACGCACACGGCACACTCGTCCCGTCGTCCGGTCAACAAAGACGTGTGCGTGGAAAGGCGTGGGATGCGGAGGAGCAGGGCAGGGTCAGGTTGGCCGGGCAAGTGGTTGGTTGGCCATGCGTCGCGCAGGCTCGCGGTGGCGCGGTGCGGTGCTAGTGGGCGGCAAGCGGGTGCGGGCAGGCAGGCCGGCCAGCAGGGGCAGGATAGAGGCCAGGAGGGAGTCCAGCAGTGCCGCAGGCGCTCGGGTTTCCAAAGGGCAAAGGCGAGGGTGCGAGACCAGAGACCAGAACGCACAGCACACTTCCGGGCAGGATGCTGGCAAGGCGCCAGGCGACCACATGCCGGTAATGCCACATGTGTGCTGTTCCGAGGGTCCGGCTGGAGAGCGTGCGTGGTGCTGTTGCACTTTCACTCTCTGTCGCAGTGCCGCTGCACGAGCTCGTACGTCGTCGGTTGGAGGCTGCAGCAGACCGCAAATCATTCGCGGGCTCTTTCTTGGGGCACAAAACGTGCAGGAGAGAGGGGGCTTCGAGGATTTAGGCCCAGAAAAGGGGATATTGAGTAAAATTGGCCAGGCCCAAGTACTCCCCGGCAGCATATCTAACCACGACCGAATCGAGCTCTATAAGGGCTAATCTGGAAGCCCAAAATCCCCCCGATCCCGGCCTTTTCCCCGGCCCGGCGCTCCCCGTGAAATTGCGGCACGGGCCAAAAAATTTCGGCATTTGGAAGCCCACACGAATGGGCTCCCCCACTCAACCCACCCGTTTTCCACGGGGCAAACCTATCCCACCTTCGAACGTAGGGCGCGTCCTCCCCGTCCTCCCTCTCGCgacgcgccgcctccgcctcccttcgcgccgctccgcttccctccgcctccctgcggctcgccgccgtcgctccgcaCGGCGGCGATGGAGACGCCGCCACGCGCCGCTCGCTCGACCCCGAGTCCCGACGTCCAGGCCCCATTTGCGTCGTCCTCCGCTCCTCCCCTCGGGGTCACCGCCGCCTGCCTCCCCGACCCCGACATGTCACCGTTCACGCTGGCCGCCTGGCCCCCGACCAGCGCCTCCCCCCGCGTTGCTGTCCAATTCCAGAAGTCCAGCCCCTTAGGCTCCGCGTTGCCGCCGTGCTCGCCCCTCGCCGGTGTggtggaaccgtccaacttaaacttgTTTAAATGCACCTAATTgttgccgacgcagcaattatccgaagcgcacttaaaacagtataagtccggtcgtccgtcgagtgtccctaggactcctcgaaagatccacgtcgtgtctcatagccatacatcaggatagtatccgcgatgggatagcatcaacaaatattacatttttataaACATAttaaaggtacgatatattacaaccatagattgaagaaaaCTTAACAGTGCGAGTTAATCCCTTACTAAGAGTTAAATATAAACCAGTCCggggtaagtaattaaacatctaagtttattctagagtatcatgagactcataagataccctagatttcggggcttcctcttcggtgggtccctgctgggtttctgaaaacaacaacaaaggatcccctgagtacgaagtattcagcaagtctgacccgtctaaccaatataatagcttttctggaACTGCATGACAGCTGTTTAGTgcactggctgactcacattttgccaaaagagcttactaaaagtggaaccttaactttgtcttttattttaattaagttattacctaggcagtctagatgatgaaaaagaaatatCTTTGCAAACAGtaggaaattaagtcatacaacaaattaatttggtaagacattgcattcatgagattacactacgatgctcaacagtgatcaagtgcattcataaccgataattgcggcgatccggatcatattacatcctgcaggagagcaccctgatcaccagttatgtACAACTCTCCAGGTCGTAcataacgacttttcgattagcaaaatcaatgattgggaataagactacccggacccagggacgcacccccacatgggaccccacgtctggcccgatcaccatgtgagtttcaggctacgcccctgccaatctccagcacgtcaagcgcgggtacgaggtattcccgatcagagagtttactaacctactgggctttactggtcccatacccagtaagtgatcagatgattatcacttgaccaaaggttaagacaacgaatcgggccttaaccaaattaatctagcagacagaactacatccttagcttctgtccgcttctcaatttccaagtcatctttccatGATTAATATGTATGACTTAAAACTTgccttaaggtttggtaaaccaagtatttaagcaactaagcaattctagacttgggttatctactgaaggttgaacaagtggcaaagatgtccttaaaacaaggtatgataatgcacaagaatgggtttcaagcaactcctagacttagtgcatacatatagcaataaCCAatattggacacatgaaatattgacttcaaaataataggtgtaatgcaccggagcttgcctgggatcaacaaaggttagttcttcagGAAACCTCTTTAGTAAAAGAGGCACTTCAACATTTCGCGAacgctgtccatctccagctgtaTTCCACGAATCCCACTTCAAGAATTTCGACGTCTACGATTCAGCatatgcaggagttagagatgcaaacttttgaatataagactatacaactttccttc encodes the following:
- the LOC101779743 gene encoding protein TOO MANY MOUTHS; translated protein: MHQMASSLFSSLSLVLLLVLQLQAATTAQPAPQLPRSELAAVFRVMVDLLGDPSWPQLHPRPCTDTPWPGLQCELAPDDARVLRATRLHFGPDVATPPCRPGARLDAASLRGLPHLKALSLFGCFVAGGEDAAAAVDLPPALLAGASASLEQIVLKSNPGLRGPIPATLGGLRSLRVLSLSQNGFRGRIPRELGGLAALQQLDLSYNNITGEIPEEIGGMASLTILDLSWNGIGGGMPAAVGKLRRLQKADLSYNRLAGRVPPEVGSLRELVFLDLSHNGLAGPLPGSLSGLSKLQYLLLQDNPLGTAVPGDVVGVLRRLQVLGLSGCGLTGPIPRAAFASLGSLTALSLDRNRLDGPIPATLAALPHLGQLNLSQNRLAGEIALPGDFVARLGRRLDVRGNDELCVGRGLQGSGYLAAPPCADRRDGEGSLERSAAAAAGGGRRGYGYGSVCVLACHVFVSSLVFRWL